ATGACAAAAATGCCAGATTTTGGCATTTTCACCAATTTTGCAGTTATCATCAACATAAGAAGACTCATGGACAAAGTAATTTTCAACCATTATAAAAATCCTTTATGCTTGAACAAACAAACAAGATATCTTTTTCTTCAAGAAACGGATGCATTGGCAAAGACATTACTTCCCGGCTTAGTTTTTCAGATACAGGAAAGTTTTTGGTATTTTCATTTAAATATTCAAAAGCTTCCTGTCTGTAAAGAGGAATTGGATAGTGAACTACTGTTGGAATATCTTTTGATTTTAAAAACTCCTGGAGTTCATTTCGTTTTTCAACTCTTATTGTATATTGAGCAAAAGTTGACAAATTATCTTTTAAAACTTCCGGAGTTTCAACTATCCCTTTTAAATTCTCGGTATAAATATTTGCAGCTTTATTTCTAAGGGTAATTTCATCTTTAAAATATTTTAATTTAACCCTTAAAACTGCCGCCTGAATTGTGTCAAGTCTTCCGTTTATTCCAATATATTTGTGTTTGTATCTTTTTTCCTGACCATGATTTAAAATAATTCTCATTTTTTCAGCTGTTTCAAAATTATTTGTAAAAATTGCTCCTCCGTCTCCAAAGCATCCAAGGGGTTTTGCAGGAAAAAAGCTTGTTGTTCCAATATCAGTTAAAGTGCCTGATTTTTTATTTTTATATTCTGCTCCAAAGGACTGGGCCCCGTCTTCAATCACCCATAAATTATGCTTTTTGGCAATTTTATTTATTTCATCATAGTCTGCACATTGCCCATAAAGTGAAACACTTATTATTCCTTTGGTTTTAGCAGTAATTTT
The nucleotide sequence above comes from Desulforegulaceae bacterium. Encoded proteins:
- a CDS encoding DegT/DnrJ/EryC1/StrS family aminotransferase, producing the protein MKFVDLKKQYLKYKDEIDFAIKNVIENTAFINGPDVKAFEKELCEFSGSKNAIGCSSGTDALVIPMMALNVKPGDEIIVPAFTFIATAETIAFLGAKPVFADIDPITFNIDPKSIEEKITAKTKGIISVSLYGQCADYDEINKIAKKHNLWVIEDGAQSFGAEYKNKKSGTLTDIGTTSFFPAKPLGCFGDGGAIFTNNFETAEKMRIILNHGQEKRYKHKYIGINGRLDTIQAAVLRVKLKYFKDEITLRNKAANIYTENLKGIVETPEVLKDNLSTFAQYTIRVEKRNELQEFLKSKDIPTVVHYPIPLYRQEAFEYLNENTKNFPVSEKLSREVMSLPMHPFLEEKDILFVCSSIKDFYNG